A genomic region of Candidatus Paceibacterota bacterium contains the following coding sequences:
- a CDS encoding PKD domain-containing protein: MNLSIIKKSASEKFSFSINVLISVAIIFSGAMFLLNSKSVNAGNMQNTTGFAWSENIGWISFNNLTGGGTSDYGVNLNLDTGIFSGFAWSENIGWISFNAADLAGCPSGVCDARVALPNKIGKETVAIEGWAKALSYGGGWDGWISLKDSGEAYGTTMDTSGNWSGWAWGGDVVGWVNFNGSGYQVNTSFVPVDINPKAIDLTVSSPSSDTYCNTARHTFSWTYSDPLEKAESRFQMQVDNNSDFLSPEVDRNQSGLSYPSPTINTQQVLVIDVPESDKLVYGETYNWRVKVYNDDNGHSDWIVGTPFTTDYVEYPTVVYTWLPFKPNEDDVVQFTDSSTVTEGASTTERVWEFQDGSPGTSVEQSPMTTFLSQGSKQVSLRITDSNGKSCTLLSTVEVKWPLPNWKEILPF, from the coding sequence ATGAATCTTTCCATAATAAAAAAATCGGCATCCGAAAAATTTAGTTTTTCAATAAATGTTTTAATCTCCGTTGCGATTATTTTTTCGGGAGCGATGTTTCTTCTAAATTCGAAATCCGTAAACGCTGGAAATATGCAAAATACCACCGGTTTCGCTTGGTCCGAAAATATCGGATGGATAAGTTTTAATAATTTGACCGGAGGCGGCACTTCCGATTACGGAGTGAATCTTAATTTGGACACCGGTATTTTTTCCGGTTTTGCCTGGTCCGAAAATATCGGATGGATAAGTTTTAACGCGGCTGATCTCGCAGGCTGTCCATCGGGCGTTTGCGATGCCAGAGTCGCTTTGCCAAATAAAATAGGAAAGGAAACAGTTGCCATAGAAGGCTGGGCGAAAGCTCTTTCTTACGGCGGAGGCTGGGACGGATGGATTAGTTTGAAAGATAGCGGAGAGGCCTACGGCACCACTATGGACACTTCGGGAAATTGGTCAGGCTGGGCATGGGGAGGAGATGTCGTCGGGTGGGTGAATTTCAACGGCTCGGGATATCAGGTTAATACTTCTTTTGTGCCGGTGGATATCAATCCGAAAGCTATCGATCTTACGGTTTCCTCGCCAAGCTCCGATACGTACTGCAATACCGCCCGCCATACCTTCTCGTGGACGTATTCCGACCCTCTTGAAAAAGCGGAATCAAGATTCCAAATGCAGGTAGACAACAACAGCGATTTTCTATCGCCTGAAGTGGACAGAAACCAATCGGGACTTTCATATCCAAGCCCCACGATAAATACACAGCAGGTTCTCGTCATTGATGTCCCCGAATCAGACAAACTCGTCTACGGAGAAACGTATAATTGGCGCGTCAAAGTCTACAATGACGATAACGGCCATTCTGATTGGATTGTCGGAACTCCTTTTACCACGGATTACGTCGAATACCCGACCGTTGTCTACACATGGCTTCCTTTCAAGCCCAACGAAGACGATGTCGTTCAATTCACGGACAGTTCAACGGTCACCGAAGGAGCTTCCACCACTGAACGCGTATGGGAATTCCAAGACGGTTCCCCCGGAACTTCGGTAGAACAAAGCCCGATGACAACATTTTTAAGCCAAGGCTCAAAACAAGTCTCCTTAAGAATCACCGATTCAAACGGAAAATCATGCACGCTTTTAAGCACAGTGGAAGTAAAATGGCCGCTTCCTAATTGGAAAGAAATACTTCCTTTTTAA
- a CDS encoding DUF5652 family protein: MTDLPFLASQSYWILFLVAAWTIPWKGVALWKAARFGQKWWFIALLVLNTLAILEIIYIFFVARKQNQELIKTL, translated from the coding sequence ATGACGGATTTACCGTTTCTTGCTTCGCAAAGTTATTGGATTTTATTTCTAGTCGCCGCGTGGACCATCCCATGGAAAGGCGTCGCTTTGTGGAAAGCGGCCCGGTTCGGCCAAAAGTGGTGGTTCATCGCTCTGCTCGTTTTAAACACTCTGGCGATTTTGGAAATAATCTATATCTTTTTCGTAGCAAGGAAGCAAAACCAGGAACTTATAAAAACTCTCTGA
- a CDS encoding DUF5673 domain-containing protein gives MQTATDNGQKEEKQPQVKLPIAWSALEYRYVPKGPNWFWFLGSGTLALVITAIFLKNFLLAVFAVIAALAIALQGIRKPKKISISVEEKGVRVESKFYEYEKIKSFWLETERPEKKELVFEFKGKMVRYIKVPLGNANPADLKSALIKLLQEKKYEQPFLETITDILGL, from the coding sequence ATGCAAACCGCGACGGACAACGGGCAAAAAGAAGAAAAACAGCCACAAGTTAAACTACCAATAGCATGGTCTGCCCTTGAGTACAGATACGTACCCAAAGGACCAAACTGGTTTTGGTTTTTAGGAAGCGGAACTTTGGCTTTAGTGATTACGGCAATTTTTCTTAAAAATTTTCTTTTAGCGGTATTCGCGGTTATCGCCGCGCTGGCAATAGCCCTTCAGGGGATCAGAAAGCCTAAAAAAATCAGCATATCAGTGGAAGAAAAAGGAGTAAGAGTAGAAAGCAAATTCTACGAATACGAGAAAATAAAATCTTTTTGGCTGGAAACGGAAAGGCCGGAGAAAAAAGAACTGGTATTTGAATTTAAAGGAAAAATGGTTAGATATATAAAAGTACCCTTGGGAAACGCCAACCCGGCAGACCTTAAATCCGCTTTAATAAAATTACTGCAGGAAAAAAAATACGAACAGCCTTTTTTGGAAACAATCACGGATATCTTAGGGTTGTAA
- a CDS encoding RNA-binding protein, with protein sequence MAKKLYVGSLSYGTTDDTLRDGFSQAGNVESAVVITDKMTGRSKGFGFVEMSTDEEAQKAIELFNGKEFDGRTINVSEARPMEARPPRRDFGGSRGRGGFGSRNNSF encoded by the coding sequence ATGGCAAAAAAACTATACGTAGGAAGCTTGTCGTACGGAACAACGGATGACACCCTGAGAGACGGATTCTCCCAGGCTGGAAACGTTGAATCGGCTGTTGTCATCACTGATAAAATGACGGGCCGCTCAAAAGGTTTCGGATTCGTGGAAATGTCCACAGACGAAGAAGCCCAAAAAGCCATCGAACTTTTCAATGGAAAAGAATTTGATGGACGTACGATAAACGTCAGCGAAGCCAGACCAATGGAAGCTCGCCCACCGAGAAGAGATTTTGGTGGAAGCAGAGGCCGTGGCGGATTCGGCTCAAGAAACAATTCTTTCTAA
- a CDS encoding prepilin-type N-terminal cleavage/methylation domain-containing protein: MMSLLPKNKKAGFLRIGFTLIELMVVVSVITIITAIIAANYKEGEKKYNLSQAAQRLASDIRRAQNLAISGIDVKEQYCGYGIIFPSSGDYYSVYADVSPECATSNNIYDAGDYILETVYLPSGISYQYPPSSFDIFFKPPRPTTFFDGNSEDPFGSSFSITLWAGSGSDITYNIVLAKSGGGVDILTPLAE, encoded by the coding sequence ATGATGAGTCTGTTGCCAAAAAACAAAAAAGCCGGATTTCTGAGGATCGGGTTTACTCTTATTGAGCTTATGGTCGTGGTTTCTGTCATAACTATAATAACGGCAATCATCGCGGCTAATTATAAAGAAGGAGAAAAAAAATACAATTTAAGCCAAGCTGCGCAGCGTTTGGCTTCGGATATAAGAAGGGCTCAAAATTTGGCCATAAGCGGGATTGACGTAAAAGAACAATATTGCGGATACGGAATAATCTTTCCTTCGTCGGGAGATTATTATTCTGTTTATGCCGACGTGTCTCCCGAATGCGCGACCAGCAATAACATATATGACGCGGGGGATTATATTTTAGAAACTGTTTATTTGCCTTCGGGGATTTCTTATCAGTACCCGCCCTCTTCTTTTGATATTTTTTTTAAGCCGCCGCGTCCGACTACTTTTTTTGACGGCAATTCGGAAGACCCCTTTGGTTCCAGTTTCTCCATAACACTGTGGGCGGGAAGCGGTTCGGATATAACTTATAATATAGTATTGGCAAAGAGCGGAGGAGGAGTCGATATTCTTACTCCTCTGGCGGAATAA
- a CDS encoding DedA family protein, protein MFEFLINFFVKIVETGGYPGIVFLMALESTAMPLPSEAIMPFAGFLWFLGKMSFGWIIFFSTIGSIIGSLLSYFIGFYAGEPFIKKFGKYFLINEEHLEATEKFFKKFGSKTILFSRFIPVIRHLISLPAGIGKMNLLKFSSYTILGAGIWNAFLTYLGYYLGENWAEIRKFSEIIDIAIIILILGTAVFLIMRRVKARAKINTL, encoded by the coding sequence ATGTTTGAATTCCTCATAAATTTTTTCGTCAAAATAGTTGAAACTGGAGGCTACCCCGGAATAGTCTTTTTGATGGCGCTTGAAAGCACGGCAATGCCCTTGCCTAGTGAAGCCATAATGCCTTTTGCCGGATTTCTGTGGTTTCTGGGAAAAATGTCTTTCGGCTGGATAATTTTTTTCAGCACAATCGGCAGTATCATCGGTTCTCTTCTCTCTTACTTTATAGGCTTTTATGCCGGAGAACCGTTTATTAAAAAATTCGGAAAATATTTTTTAATAAACGAAGAGCACCTTGAAGCAACCGAAAAATTTTTCAAAAAATTCGGCAGTAAAACGATTTTATTCAGCCGCTTTATTCCTGTAATAAGGCACCTGATTTCCCTGCCCGCGGGAATCGGCAAAATGAATCTGCTGAAATTTTCCTCTTATACGATTTTGGGGGCTGGAATATGGAACGCGTTTCTTACTTATCTCGGCTACTATCTAGGAGAAAACTGGGCTGAAATAAGAAAATTCAGCGAAATTATCGATATTGCCATTATAATTTTAATACTAGGAACAGCGGTTTTTCTAATAATGAGAAGGGTAAAAGCGCGGGCTAAAATCAATACTTTATAA
- the pilM gene encoding type IV pilus assembly protein PilM, protein MAFTLFGKTLSPDLKFWQKDQRVIGIDIGSSSVKIVQLKKEKEKAILETYGELATGPYANRPIGQNAQLSEEAAVSMIMDLAKESGAGAKDAIVSIPVKSSFLTTIKIPLVEGGKNMNEMIGFEARKYIPVPLNEVDLDWWVLDAGSDETGEEEQQLLSSGGKTEKKQMVEVLLAAIQREVIMKYQHIISKAGMKVKAFEIEVFSEWRSSIFRQTAPFMLIDLGASSTKISVIDKGALRMTHAVDKGGQAITTAIANSLKISFERAEEMKQEIGLSPRPEYREFVNVMETVLSFIFAESKQMSLAYGRKYGNSVSKIVLIGGGALLKGITDMAVKNLGVEVSLADPFSKTEYPLFLQESIKQISPVFAVATGLAMRDL, encoded by the coding sequence ATGGCTTTTACATTATTCGGTAAGACACTTTCCCCTGATTTAAAATTTTGGCAGAAAGACCAAAGAGTTATTGGTATTGATATCGGCAGTTCATCGGTGAAAATAGTTCAGCTAAAAAAAGAAAAAGAAAAAGCGATCCTTGAAACATACGGAGAACTTGCCACCGGGCCGTACGCGAATCGTCCAATAGGGCAGAACGCTCAACTTTCAGAGGAAGCGGCGGTTTCCATGATAATGGATTTGGCCAAAGAATCGGGAGCGGGCGCTAAAGACGCGATTGTTTCTATTCCGGTGAAAAGCAGTTTTTTGACTACGATAAAAATTCCTTTGGTGGAAGGAGGAAAGAATATGAATGAGATGATAGGTTTTGAAGCCAGAAAATATATTCCGGTCCCCTTGAACGAAGTTGACCTTGATTGGTGGGTTCTTGACGCGGGTTCGGATGAAACAGGAGAGGAAGAACAACAACTTCTTTCTTCCGGAGGAAAAACAGAAAAAAAACAGATGGTTGAAGTGCTTCTTGCGGCGATTCAAAGGGAAGTGATTATGAAATATCAGCATATAATTTCAAAAGCCGGAATGAAAGTTAAAGCGTTTGAGATAGAAGTTTTTAGCGAGTGGCGTTCTTCCATATTCAGACAGACAGCTCCGTTTATGCTGATTGATTTGGGCGCTTCGTCTACAAAGATAAGCGTTATAGATAAGGGAGCGTTGCGAATGACACATGCCGTCGACAAAGGAGGACAGGCGATAACAACCGCCATCGCCAATTCATTAAAAATAAGTTTTGAAAGGGCGGAGGAGATGAAACAGGAGATAGGTCTTTCGCCGAGGCCGGAGTATCGCGAATTCGTGAATGTAATGGAAACTGTTTTAAGTTTTATTTTTGCCGAATCAAAACAGATGTCGCTTGCTTACGGAAGAAAATACGGGAATTCAGTGAGTAAAATTGTTTTAATCGGCGGCGGCGCGCTTCTAAAGGGAATAACCGATATGGCGGTGAAAAACTTGGGAGTTGAAGTTTCGCTTGCCGACCCTTTTTCAAAAACAGAATACCCGCTTTTCCTTCAGGAAAGCATAAAACAAATTAGCCCTGTGTTCGCGGTGGCAACAGGTCTCGCGATGAGGGATTTGTAA
- a CDS encoding class I SAM-dependent methyltransferase codes for MIKKRQKDVWNKVYSKYTPAELPWFNLKFPKEVTKWISALDKNTTMIIPGCGFGDTAGVLSKMGFRKIMGTDISKKATAGARKRFPKLKFKTVETEKLNQERYANANIFDWLNFHHINRKNIRAYLFSLQKICNTLILAYIFEPELGKKRNSYITGEKVYNHNPADVIKILDKLTQKKKLTFEFKINPKFGNKKHKAVAFMFIK; via the coding sequence ATGATTAAAAAAAGACAAAAAGATGTCTGGAATAAGGTTTATAGCAAATATACTCCCGCTGAATTACCGTGGTTCAATCTAAAATTTCCGAAAGAAGTAACAAAATGGATTTCCGCGCTGGATAAAAATACTACGATGATAATTCCCGGCTGCGGTTTCGGAGACACGGCTGGCGTTCTTTCCAAAATGGGTTTTAGAAAAATAATGGGTACGGATATTTCTAAAAAAGCGACAGCCGGAGCAAGAAAGAGATTTCCAAAATTGAAATTTAAAACAGTTGAAACCGAAAAACTGAATCAAGAAAGATACGCCAACGCAAATATTTTTGATTGGCTTAATTTTCATCATATCAACAGAAAAAATATTCGTGCTTACTTATTTTCATTACAAAAAATATGTAATACTTTGATTCTTGCTTATATTTTTGAACCAGAATTAGGCAAAAAAAGAAATTCTTACATAACAGGTGAAAAAGTCTATAATCATAACCCGGCGGATGTTATAAAAATACTGGATAAACTTACTCAAAAGAAAAAACTCACGTTTGAATTTAAGATAAATCCAAAATTTGGGAATAAAAAGCATAAAGCCGTAGCTTTTATGTTCATAAAATAG
- a CDS encoding PKD domain-containing protein: MNLSIIKKSASEKLGFLINVLISVVFIFSAVMFLRNWEPAEAGSAQNTTGFAWSENIGWISFNNLTGGGTSSYGVNLNLDTGIFSGFAWSENIGWITFNAADLSGCPSGVCDARVDSPADIGDENLSIEGWARALSYGGGWDGWISLRDPSAGGGGIGGNDSYAKLLLHMDDMGLTNSSAFTHVMTPNGNVARSSSQSKFGGYSAAFDGSGDYLSTPNSSDWDFSGDFTVDFWVYLNSINTHQNFVGRGGRGTADTDGWNLWRHADGTLYFTYDKSGSVILMSRDWTSAQLHTWYHLALVRNGTKIRMYVNGVQLGADYTDASITNINAGNYDLRVGAHWNGDMGVNGYIDELRISKDIARWTSNFTPSAAAYDEGENPGAYGATMDTSGNWSGWAWGGDVVGWVNFNGSGYQVNTSFVPPSGDPEATDLSVSEPGPDTYCNIARHTFSWTYSDPLEKAESRFQMQVDNNSDFLSPEVDRNQSGLSYPSPTINTQQVLVIDVPESDKLVYGETYNWRVKVYNDDNGHSDWIVGTPFTTDYVEYPTVVYTWLPFKPNEDDVVQFTDSSTVTEGASTTERVWEFQDGSPGTSVEQSPMTTFLSQGSKQVSLRITDSNGKSCTLLSTVEVKWPLPNWKEILPF; this comes from the coding sequence ATGAATCTTTCCATAATAAAAAAATCGGCATCCGAAAAATTAGGTTTTTTAATAAATGTTTTAATCTCCGTTGTTTTTATTTTTTCCGCCGTGATGTTTTTGCGGAATTGGGAGCCTGCAGAAGCCGGAAGCGCGCAAAATACCACCGGTTTCGCCTGGTCCGAAAATATCGGATGGATAAGTTTTAACAATTTGACCGGAGGCGGAACCTCCAGCTACGGAGTGAATCTTAATTTGGACACTGGTATTTTTTCCGGTTTTGCCTGGTCCGAAAATATCGGATGGATAACTTTTAACGCGGCTGATCTCTCAGGCTGTCCATCGGGCGTTTGCGATGCCAGAGTTGATTCTCCGGCCGATATAGGAGATGAGAATCTTTCCATAGAAGGCTGGGCGAGAGCTCTTTCTTACGGCGGAGGCTGGGACGGATGGATTAGTTTAAGAGACCCTTCCGCAGGAGGCGGAGGCATTGGAGGTAATGACAGCTATGCGAAATTGCTTTTGCATATGGATGATATGGGGTTGACGAATAGTTCGGCCTTCACCCATGTGATGACGCCAAACGGAAATGTCGCGAGAAGTTCCAGCCAGAGCAAATTCGGAGGATACAGCGCCGCTTTTGACGGCAGCGGAGATTATCTTTCTACTCCCAACAGTTCCGATTGGGATTTTAGCGGAGACTTTACCGTTGATTTTTGGGTGTATCTAAATTCAATAAATACTCATCAAAATTTTGTCGGAAGAGGAGGCAGGGGAACGGCAGACACGGATGGCTGGAATTTATGGAGGCACGCTGACGGAACGCTATACTTCACTTACGATAAAAGCGGAAGTGTAATTTTAATGTCGAGAGATTGGACCAGCGCGCAGCTTCACACTTGGTATCATTTGGCGCTTGTGAGAAACGGAACAAAGATTCGCATGTATGTAAACGGCGTTCAGCTGGGCGCTGATTATACCGATGCTTCTATAACTAATATAAACGCGGGCAATTATGATTTAAGAGTCGGAGCGCATTGGAATGGAGATATGGGAGTGAATGGTTATATTGACGAACTTAGAATTTCCAAAGACATCGCCCGCTGGACTTCAAATTTTACTCCGTCGGCTGCGGCATATGATGAAGGAGAGAATCCCGGCGCCTACGGCGCCACTATGGACACTTCGGGAAATTGGTCAGGCTGGGCATGGGGAGGAGATGTCGTCGGATGGGTGAATTTCAACGGCTCGGGATATCAGGTTAATACTTCTTTTGTGCCTCCAAGCGGAGATCCGGAAGCTACTGACCTCTCTGTATCAGAACCGGGTCCTGACACATATTGCAATATAGCCCGCCATACCTTCTCGTGGACGTATTCCGACCCTCTTGAAAAAGCGGAATCAAGATTCCAAATGCAGGTAGACAACAACAGCGATTTTCTATCGCCTGAAGTGGACAGAAACCAATCGGGACTTTCATATCCAAGCCCCACGATAAATACACAGCAGGTTCTCGTCATTGATGTCCCCGAATCAGACAAACTCGTCTACGGAGAAACGTATAATTGGCGCGTCAAAGTCTACAATGACGATAACGGCCATTCTGATTGGATTGTCGGAACTCCTTTTACCACGGATTACGTCGAATACCCGACCGTTGTCTACACATGGCTTCCTTTCAAGCCCAACGAAGACGATGTCGTTCAATTCACGGACAGTTCAACGGTCACCGAAGGAGCTTCCACCACTGAACGCGTATGGGAATTCCAAGACGGTTCCCCCGGAACTTCGGTAGAACAAAGCCCGATGACAACATTTTTAAGCCAAGGCTCAAAACAAGTCTCCTTAAGAATCACCGATTCAAACGGAAAATCATGCACGCTTTTAAGCACAGTGGAAGTAAAATGGCCGCTTCCTAATTGGAAAGAAATACTTCCTTTTTAA
- a CDS encoding glycosyltransferase family 4 protein — MKPKILIFSLAYSPLWGGAEIAVKEITDRIADAEFFMITKKFNTGDEKKERIGNINIFRINSSKLLFPFKAYLAARKLHKKENFSAVWSIMANRAGFAALFFKFNFREIKFLLTLQEGDPAEYIKKRAGFLWIIIKPLFKKIFTEADYIQAISRYLADWAEKMNAKCPIEIVPNGVDLSKAKPKAEKRKADETIIITTSRLVPKNGIADLIDAAKILTEEECKIELQILGDGPEKKACELRIANYGLRDKINLLGHVPQEQIPEYLAAADIFCRPSLSEGLGNSFLEAMAAGLPVVGTPVGGIPDFISDGETGLFAEPGNPKSIAEKIKILINDPALTQKLSENGKKLVFEKYGWNGISQKMSKILWNLIHS; from the coding sequence ATGAAACCGAAAATTCTTATTTTTTCTCTGGCCTATTCTCCTCTTTGGGGCGGAGCTGAAATTGCCGTCAAAGAAATTACTGACCGGATTGCGGATGCGGAATTTTTTATGATTACCAAAAAATTCAACACCGGAGACGAAAAAAAAGAGCGAATCGGAAACATAAATATTTTTAGAATAAATTCTTCAAAACTTCTCTTCCCTTTTAAAGCATATCTTGCCGCAAGAAAACTTCACAAAAAAGAAAATTTTTCCGCCGTATGGTCCATCATGGCAAACCGCGCCGGCTTTGCCGCGCTCTTTTTCAAATTCAATTTTCGCGAGATAAAATTTCTTCTTACGTTGCAGGAAGGAGACCCCGCTGAATACATAAAAAAACGCGCGGGCTTTCTCTGGATTATCATAAAGCCGCTTTTTAAAAAGATTTTTACCGAAGCGGATTACATACAAGCCATAAGCCGATACCTGGCCGATTGGGCGGAAAAAATGAATGCAAAATGTCCGATTGAAATCGTCCCGAACGGAGTCGACCTTTCAAAGGCTAAACCGAAAGCAGAGAAGCGAAAAGCGGACGAAACAATAATTATCACCACTTCCCGGCTGGTGCCGAAAAATGGCATCGCCGATTTAATTGATGCCGCAAAGATTTTAACTGAAGAAGAATGTAAGATTGAACTCCAGATTTTGGGCGACGGTCCCGAAAAAAAAGCTTGCGAATTGAGGATTGCGAATTACGGGTTGCGAGACAAGATAAATTTATTAGGGCATGTCCCGCAGGAACAGATACCTGAATATCTGGCAGCCGCCGATATTTTTTGCCGGCCTTCTCTTTCCGAAGGGCTTGGCAATTCTTTTCTTGAAGCAATGGCGGCGGGACTTCCGGTTGTAGGGACTCCGGTGGGCGGAATACCGGATTTCATCAGCGACGGAGAAACGGGACTTTTTGCCGAACCAGGCAATCCAAAAAGCATCGCCGAAAAAATAAAGATACTAATCAATGACCCTGCCTTAACTCAAAAACTTTCAGAAAACGGAAAAAAGCTTGTTTTTGAAAAATACGGGTGGAACGGAATTTCTCAAAAAATGTCAAAAATTTTATGGAACTTAATTCACTCCTGA
- a CDS encoding ComF family protein: MGIVKQVIHTFLNIIFPERCFGCGTIGFLFCEKCRQKINGPKISKFGEIEVFSAASYQNDGIKNAIKNLKYRYAKNTAEALANIIIEKIISPEILEIEDDDILVPIPLSPKRTRERGFNQAELIAKILSDKIFIKMRGDILYKTKETESQVEIKNRDERLKNLAGAFVVKDFSAVHEKTIFLIDDVCTTGATLYEASKVLRHAGAKKIIGITVARG, encoded by the coding sequence ATGGGCATTGTGAAGCAAGTTATCCACACATTTTTGAATATAATTTTCCCTGAAAGATGTTTTGGCTGCGGGACAATCGGTTTCTTGTTTTGTGAAAAATGCCGGCAAAAAATTAACGGCCCGAAGATATCAAAATTCGGCGAAATTGAAGTATTTAGCGCGGCTTCATATCAAAACGATGGGATAAAAAATGCCATCAAAAATTTAAAATACAGATATGCCAAAAATACCGCGGAAGCCTTGGCAAATATAATTATTGAAAAAATAATTTCACCGGAAATTTTAGAAATAGAAGACGATGATATCTTGGTGCCAATTCCCCTTTCCCCAAAAAGAACGAGAGAAAGAGGGTTCAACCAAGCAGAGCTTATCGCAAAAATTCTATCGGACAAAATATTTATAAAGATGCGCGGCGATATCCTCTATAAAACAAAAGAAACCGAATCGCAAGTGGAAATAAAAAATCGAGATGAACGGCTGAAAAATTTAGCCGGCGCGTTCGTCGTAAAAGATTTTTCAGCCGTTCATGAAAAAACAATCTTTCTAATTGACGATGTCTGCACAACCGGCGCGACTTTATACGAAGCCTCAAAGGTTTTAAGGCATGCCGGCGCGAAAAAAATTATCGGAATCACTGTGGCGCGAGGGTAA